In Arvicola amphibius chromosome 1, mArvAmp1.2, whole genome shotgun sequence, one DNA window encodes the following:
- the Emid1 gene encoding EMI domain-containing protein 1 isoform X2: MGGPRAWTLLCLGLLLPGGGAAWSVPGARFSGRRNWCSYVVTRTVSCHVQNGTYLQRVLQNCPWPMGCPGSSYRTVVRPTYKVMYKIVTAREWRCCPGHSGVTCEEGSPGLLEPTWSGSNMRRMAVRPTAFSGCLNCSKVSELTERLKVLEAKVAVLSVTERTVSSIPATPKDSALLWGSPPAQGSPGDGDLQDRVDPWELPGPTGPKGDSDSQDPVRMRGPPGPQGPPGRPGQTGAAGIPGEMGPPGPPGPPGPPGPPAPVGPPHAHISLNGDPLLSNTFTETGSHWPQGPTGPPGPPGPPGPMGPPGLPGPTGAPGSPGHMGTPGSSGPKGPSGHPGEKGERGLPGEPGPQGLMGLPGEPGPKGDPGEKSHWNQSWDPG; this comes from the exons ATGGGCGGTCCGCGGGCCTGGACACTGCTCTGCCTCGGGCTCCTGCTCCCGGGAGGCGGCGCCGCGTGGAGCGTCCCGGGCGCCCGGTTCTCGGGTCGCAG AAACTGGTGCTCCTACGTGGTGACCCGCACTGTCTCGTGCCATGTACAGAATGGCACCTACCTCCAGCGAGTGCTGCAGAACTGCCCGTGGCCCATGGGCTGCCCTGGGAGCAG ctaCAGGACGGTGGTGAGGCCCACATACAAAGTGATGTACAAGATAGTGACCGCCCGCGAATGGAGGTGCTGCCCTGGACATTCAGGGGTGACCTGTGAGGAAG GctctcctggcctcctggagCCTACATGGTCAGGCAGCAACATGCGACGGATGGCAGTACGGCCTACAGCGTTCTCAG GTTGTCTCAACTGCAGCAAAGTGTCTGAGCTGACCGAGAGACTGAAGGTGCTGGAGGCCAAG GTAGCTGTTCTGAGTGTCACAGAGCGGACAGTGTCCTCAATCCCAGCTACCCCTAAGGACTCTGCCCTGCTTTGGGGTTCCCCACCTGCCCAGGGCAGCCCTGGAGATGGAGACCTGCAGG ACAGAGTTGATCCTTGGGAGCTGCCTGGGCCCACTGGCCCCAAGGGAGACAGTGACAGTCAGGACCCAGTGAGGATGAGAGGCCCACCAG GTCCACAGGGACCCCCAGGGCGCCCTGGCCAGACAGGAGCTGCCGGCATCCCTGGAGAGATGGGCCCTCCAGGACCTCCAGGACCTCCTGGGCCCCCAGGCCCCCCAGCCCCTGTTGGACCACCCCATGCCCATATCTCCCTGAATG GAGATCCATTACTGTCTAACACCTTCACTGAGACTGGCAGCCACTGGCCCCAAGGACCCACTGGACCCCCAGGCCCTCCAGGCCCCCCAGGGCCCATGG GTCCCCCCGGACTTCCTGGCCCCACGGGTGCCCCTGGGAGTCCTGGACACATG GGAACCCCGGGCTCTTCTGGACCCAAAGGACCCTCTGGCCACCCAGGAGAGAAAGGCGAGAGA GGACTGCCTGGGGAACCTGGCCCCCAAGGGTTAATGGGGTTGCCG GGAGAACCTGGCCCCAAAGGAGACCCTGGTGAGAAGAGTCACTGG